From a region of the Panicum virgatum strain AP13 chromosome 2K, P.virgatum_v5, whole genome shotgun sequence genome:
- the LOC120695031 gene encoding subtilisin-like protease SBT4.9, whose protein sequence is MMMPRPRILLLLLPLVGVFAASTSASETAVGDGDGGQVYIVYLGHLASPDQSESEDGVSAVEFAHHDLLNQVLDDSSSASDRILRSYKRSLNGFAARLTKQEAHELSSMDGVVSVFPSMTYEPLTTRSWDFLGFPQTPKDELPLEGDIIVGMLDTGIWPDSPSFSDDGFGPPPSKWKGVCQNFTCNNKIIGARAYRRGSSDGLSPLDDEGHGSHTASTVAGRAVGNVSFDGLAAGVARGAVPGARLAVYKVCWSGGGCGGADILAAFDDAVADGVDVISFSIGGPMPRQYFLDVAAIGSFHAMRRGVVTSTAAGNSGLSGGRVCNVAPWMLSVAASSIDRRFTDRIVLGNGETIVGASINTFPTLTNATLAFPANGSCDPDNLTGGSYKGKIVICLPSAKIGHPNDGSGPLSAGAAGVVIVSRAPDTAFALPLPGLTVTRDQFDQIMAYVNSTSNPVATIDRTETTGNPQAPVAASFSSPGPNLVTPGILKPDLSAPGIDIIAAWTMLSSPTGNLHDNRKVPYNIISGTSMACPHASGAAAYVKSFRRDWSPAMIMSALITTATPMNTPANSGGTALKYGAGQLSPAKARDPGLVYDAAEGDYVAMLCAQGYNATQLALVTGSNATACPGSGGSGSGGDLNYPTMAARVEPGKNFTVRFPRTVTNVGAASAAYDAKVLVSAEAAKDLAVDVSPSKLEFTAPGQKASFTVTVSGVAPVAEGRVHSAAVVWYNDEHQVRSPVVIYA, encoded by the exons ATGATGATGCCTCGTCCCAgaattctcctcctcctcctccccctcgtcGGCGTCTTCGCCGCGAGCACGAGCGCCTCTGAGACggccgtcggcgacggcgacggaggGCAG GTTTACATCGTGTACCTTGGGCATCTGGCTTCGCCGGACCAGTCAGAGTCCGAGGATGGTGTCTCTGCTGTAGAGTTTGCTCATCACGACCTGCTGAACCAGGTCCTTGACGACAGCAG CTCTGCTTCAGATAGGATCCTCCGTAGTTACAAGAGAAGCTTAAATGGATTCGCAGCAAGGCTGACAAAACAGGAGGCACATGAACTATCTa GCATGGATGGCGTCGTGTCAGTCTTCCCAAGCATGACCTATGAGCCGTTGACCACAAGATCGTGGGACTTCTTGGGCTTCCCTCAAACGCCCAAGGACGAGCTACCGTTAGAAGGAGATATCATCGTCGGCATGCTCGACACCGGCATATGGCCCGACTCGCCGTCCTTTTCCGACGACGGCTTCGGCCCGCCGCCGAGCAAGTGGAAGGGTGTCTGCCAGAACTTCACGTGCAACAA TAAGATCATCGGAGCTCGCGCCTACAGGAGAGGGTCGAGCGACGGCCTGTCGCCGCTCGACGACGAGGGCCACGGCAGCCACACGGCGTCCACGGTGGCCGGGCGGGCGGTCGGCAACGTCAGCTTCGACGGCctggccgccggcgtcgcccgcGGCGCCGTGCCGGGCGCCAGGCTCGCCGTCTACAAGGTGTGCTGGAGCgggggcggctgcggcggcgccgacatCCTCGCGGCGTTcgacgacgccgtcgccgacggcgtGGACGTCATCTCCTTCTCCATCGGCGGCCCGATGCCGAGGCAGTACTTCCTGGACGTGGCGGCCATCGGCTCCTTCCACGCCATGCGGCGCGGGGTGGTCACGTCCACGGCGGCCGGCAACTCGGGGCTCTCCGGCGGGCGCGTCTGCAACGTCGCGCCGTGGATGCTCTCGGTGGCGGCGAGCAGCATCGATCGCCGGTTCACCGACAGGATCGTTCTCGGCAACGGCGAGACCATAGTG GGAGCCTCCATCAACACCTTCCCAACGCTAACAAATGCTACACTTGCATTCCCCGCCAACGG GTCCTGTGATCCGGACAACCTGACCGGAGGTTCCTACAAAGGGAAGATCGTCATCTGCCTGCCGTCGGCCAAGATCGGCCATCCGAACGACGGCTCAGGTCCGCTCTCGGCCGGCGCTGCAGGCGTCGTCATCGTCAGCCGCGCACCCGACACCGCCTTCGCTCTGCCGCTCCCCGGCCTCACGGTGACTCGGGACCAGTTCGACCAGATCATGGCGTATGTCAACAGCACTAG CAATCCTGTGGCTACCATTGATAGAACCGAGACAACGGGCAATCCACAAGCTCCGGTAGCCGCCTCGTTCTCTTCTCCGGGGCCGAACCTGGTCACCCCCGGGATCTTGAAG CCTGATCTATCGGCCCCGGGGATCGACATCATAGCCGCATGGACGATGCTGTCGTCGCCGACGGGCAATCTCCACGACAACAGGAAGGTTCCGTACAACATCATCTCCGGCACGTCCATGGCGTGCCCGCAcgcgagcggcgccgccgcgtacgTCAAGTCGTTCCGCCGCGACTGGTCGCCGGCGATGATCATGTCGGCTCTCATAACCACCG CCACTCCGATGAACACGCCGGCTAACTCCGGCGGCACTGCGCTCAAGTACGGCGCCGGGCAGCTCAGCCCGGCGAAGGCACGCGACCCGGGCCTCGTCTAcgacgcggcggagggcgaCTACGTGGCCATGCTGTGCGCGCAGGGGTACAACGCCACGCAGCTCGCGCTGGTCACCGGCTCCAACGCCACGGCCTgccccggcagcggcggcagcggctctgGCGGCGACCTCAACTACCCGACCATGGCGGCCCGCGTCGAGCCGGGGAAGAACTTCACCGTGCGCTTCCCGCGCACCGTCACCAACGTCGGAGCCGCCAGCGCCGCGTACGACGCGAAGGTCCTTGTGTCTGCAGAGGCGGCCAAAGACCTCGCCGTCGATGTCTCGCCGAGCAAGCTGGAGTTCACCGCGCCGGGCCAGAAGGCCTCGTTCACCGTGACGGTGTCCGGCGTGGCGCCGGTGGCGGAGGGCCGGGTCCACTCGGCGGCCGTCGTGTGGTACAACGACGAGCACCAGGTGAGGAGCCCGGTGGTGATCTACGCATAG